The Streptomyces sp. NBC_01463 DNA window CGCAGTCCATCGTGGTGTGGGCCGGGTGCACCAGGTGCACGAGGCGGCCGTGCTTGCGGGCCAACTCGATCAGCGCGGTCCTGGTCGCGCCGATCGCCGCGTCGGCGGCCTTGCGGGCCATCGTCGACTTCGCAAGGAATTTCGGCTTGAAGTCCTCGACGGCGAGCTGGTCGAAGTCGCGCACGACCGTCTTGGCCCACTTGCGGCCGGTGTCCTGGCGCTGACGGGCAACCTTTTTGTGGACCTTGGCCGCCGCGTGGGACGCGGTCCGGTAGCCCTTCGACGCGGTCTTCCCACGTCCGGGCTTCCGTCTGGCCATCTGCTTCTGGTGCCGGGCCAGCTTCACGGCGGCGCTCTTGCCGTGCTGGGGGTGGGGGAGGTCGTGCGCGTCCGAGGTGGTGGTCGCGGTCTCCTTGACGCCCCAGTCGATACCGATCGCCCGGCCCGTCTCCGGCAGCGGCTCTGCGGCTGTCTCCACGACGAACGAGGCGTACCAGTGGCCGAGGCTGTCCCGGTACACCCGGACCGACGTGGGGTCGGCGGGCAGGTCACGAGACCACACCACGGTCAGGGCGATGCCGCCCGCGAGGTGCAGGCGTCCGTCCTTGAGGCGGAAGCCGCGCCGGGTGTAGTTCATCGAGGGCAGCGCGTCGCGCTTGCGCTTGATGCGGGGCATCCCGGCGCGCTGACGCATCGGCAGCCCCGTCTTGATGTCCTTCAGGGCTTTGGCGCGGGACCTGCCGAAGTCGCGGATGGTCTGCTGCTGCGGCACCGAGGAGCCTGCACGCAGCCATCCCATGGTGGCGCGGGCCTCGGTCAGCATCTTGTCGAGCTGCGCGGGACCGCACGCCGTTTTCTCGGTGACGTCTTTGTTCAGGCCGTGGACCTTGCGGGACATGGCCACGCATTCGTTCCAGATCCACCGGCAGCGCGCCCACTCGGCGTCAAGTCCGACGAGCGCGGTCGACGACACGCGAAGCCGGTAGGTGTACCGGGCGTGCCCGGACCCCTCACCCACTTCCTGTCGTGTCGTCATGGTGTCATTCTACCGGTTGGGAGACGTCGTCAAGCCACTATTCTGAAGTCATGGATGAAGACAAGCGCATCACGCTCCGCCTGCCCGCCGACCTGCACGCGTGGCTAGCCGCTCAGGCCAAGTCCGCCCGCCGGTCCCTCAACTCCGAGATCGTCCACCGCCTGGAGGTCGAGCGCGACGCCGTCGTGGCGGACACCGAATCACCCTGACGGCGATTCGGCTCTTCCTGCCACGCTCCGCAGGAGTCCGATTCCTCCCCGGCCTGAAGGCCGGGGCATCCTTGGAGGCATCCGGTGAACGGTAGTCTGCGGAGTGTGACGTCGAACGTCTGCGCCCAGCCTGCGAGCGCGTGCCGGGCGTCACACGCCCCCACTTCGTCCGGCTTTCAACTTCTTAGGTAGAATCCATATATGGAGACCGAGACGGCCACCCGCTGGCTGAGCGATGCGGAGCAGTGCGCCTGGCGCACCCACCTGGACGTCGGCAGACTGCTGACGCACCAGCTGGAGAAGGACCTCCAGCCGTTCGGCCTGACCATGAACGACTACGAGATCCTCGTCAATCTCTCGGAGTCGGACGACCAGCGCATGCGCATGAGCGATCTCGCCGGCGCCACGCTCCAGTCCAAGAGCAGACTCTCGCACCAGATCACCCGCATGGAGAGCGCGGGCCTGGTCCGCCGCGAGAACTGCGAGTCCGACCGCCGGGGGCTGTACGCGGTCCTCACCGAGACCGGCGCCGAGACGATGCGCAAGGTCGCGCCCCACCACGTGGCGTCGGTCCGCAAGCACTTCATGGACCTGCTGACGCCGGAGGCGCTGGAGCAGCTGCACGCGGCCCTGACCCCGGTCGCCGACCACCTGCGCGGACGGCGCGGCAAGCTCTGACCCACCGGGGTCTCAGCGGGCGTCCGGCAGCCACAGCTCGAACCGGGCGCCACGCTCCCCCGCGTCCACCACGGCCAGCCGGCCGCCGTGCCGCTCCGCCACGTCGCGGGCCAGGGCCAGGCCCAGACCGGCCCCGCCCTCGTCACGGGTGCGGGCGTCGTCTAGGCGTACGAAGCGTTCGAAGATCCGCTCACGCTCCGCCTCCGGCACCCCGTCCCCGTCGTCGGCGACCCGGACGGCCACACCGCCGCCCTCCCGGCGCACCGCGACCGCGACCGAGTCGCGCGCGTGCCGCTCGGCGTTGTCCAGCAGATTGCCGATCACCCGGGCCAGCTGCCCGCGCGAACCGGTCACCTCGAAGCCGCCGCCCTCCGGCACCGAAACCGCCACCGGAATCCGGTCACCGGTGCGCTGCGAGACCTCCTCGTGGACCAGTGCGCCGAGGTCCAGCCGCGCGGCGGCGGGCCGCTCCCCCGCGTCGAGCCGGGCCAGCAGCAGCAGATCGGCGGCCAGTGCCTGGAGCCGTACGGTGTCGGCGACCGCGCCCGGCACGTCCAGCAGCTCCGGGTGCGCGGCGCCCACCTCCAGCTGGGTGCGGAGCGACGCGATCGGGCTGCGCAGTTCGTGCGAGGCGTCGGCGACGAAGCGCCGCTGCCGCTCGACGGAGGTCTCCAGTGCGGTGAGCGTCTCGTTCGTCGTCCGGGCCAGGCGGGCGATCTCGTCGCGCGAACCGGGCTCCGGCACCCTTCTGCTCAGATCCTCGGACGCGGTGATCGCGGCCATCTCGCGCCGGATGCCCTCGACCGGCCGCAGCGCCCGCCGGGTCACCAGCCAGGTCACGCCGGCGACGACGAGCAGCACGACGGGCAGCCCGGTGAGCATCGCGCCGCGCACGCTGCCGACGGCCCGCTGCTCCGCGGCGAGCGGGGCGCCCGCGTGCACGGTCAGGGTCTGTCCGGCCGAGTCGGTGACCTCGACGGACGCGAACCGGTAGTCCGCGCGCTCGCCGTCGACCGTGGCGGTGCCGCTGCTGAAGTCCGGGTCGTCGGTGGACACCTCCTGGCGGCCGGTGCCGGCGCCCGCCGCCCCGTCGTCGTCCTCGTCGTCGTCGCGGTCCCCGCCGCCGTGCCGGTCGGTGTCGCCCGGGACCGAGGGGGCGGGCGAGGGCTGCGGGACGGGGGTGACCCGGTCCGTGCCGGTCCCCGAGATCGCGTCCAGGTCCTTGGAGACGGCCACCACCCGGCCGTCCTCGTCGGTCACCTGGACCGGATGGTCGTCCTCGTCGCCCGTCTTCAGCTCGTCGTACGGCGTGCCGAGGGCCAGCTGCCCGGCGACCTCCCGGGCCGCCACCTCGGCCTGGAGTCCCGCCTGGTCGGTGAGGTTGGTGCGCAGGACGAGCAGGACGGCGAGTCCGGCGACGGCCAGCGCGAGCGCGACCACGACGGTGGCGCCGAGCGCCGCCCTGGCCCGTACTGATCTCACAGCGCCTCCAGCCGGTAGCCGGCGCCGCGCACCGTGCGGATCGCGGCCGCGCCGAGCTTGCGGCGCAGGGCGCTGACGTACACCTCGACGATGTTCGGGTCGCCGTCGTAGGCGAAGTCCCAGACGTGCTCCAGGATGTCCGCCTTGCTCACCACCTGCCCGGCCCGCAGCGCGAGCTGTTCCAGCACGGCGAACTCCTTGGCGGTGAGCGCGATCTCGTCGTCGCCGAGGTGGACGCGGCGGGCGGCGGTGTCCATGCGCAGGGAGCCGACGGTGACCACCGGCGAGCCGGAGCCGCCCCGGCGGCGCAGCAGCGCCCTGATCCTGGCGACCAGCACCACATAGCTGAACGGTTTGGTGAGGTAGTCGTCGGCGCCGGTGTCGAGCCCCTCCGCCTCGTCGTACTCCCCGTCCTTCGCGGTCAGCATCAGGATGGGCACCTCGTGGCCCGCGGCGCGCAGGGCGGCGCAGACCCGGTAGCCGTTCATCCCCGGCAGCATGATGTCGAGGACGACGAGGTCGTACGCCCCTTCGGAGGCCCGGTGCAGCCCTTCGAGGCCGTCGTGGACGACGTCCACGGCGAACCCCTCGGCGGTGAGCCCCCGGGCCAGGGAGACCGCCAGCCGCTTCTCGTCCTCCACGATCAACAGGCGCATGTGCACAGCGTCGCAAACCGGAGCTGAAGAAGGCTTCAGGTGGCTTCAGGCTGCGTTCAGCATCGCCCCGGCAGTGTGGTCGTCATCGCAACGGAATCATCCGACCCGGGGAGGAACCCTCATGAAGCGAAAGATCGCCATCGCCGCCGTCACCGCGGCCGTGCTCGTCGGCGGCGGGGCCGCGACGGCCGTGGCCTTCGCCGACGACGACGGTCACGACACCGCCCGCAGCAGCACGGCGAGCAGCGCCACCGCCCGCGTCACCGCCGGCGAAGCGGCCGCGGCCGCCGTCCGGTCCGTGCCGGGCACGGTGACGGAGGCGGAGCTCGACGACGAGGACGGCGGACTGGTCTGGGAGCTCGATGTGTACGGCTCCGACAAGGGGTGGCACGACGTGACGGTGGACGCGGGCAACGGCAAGGTGCTCGGAAAGCACCTTTCGAACGACGACGACCGCGGCCGGAACGCCCCGCGCACGGCCCCCGTCACGCTCGACGCGGCGGTCTCCGCCGCGCTGGAGGCCTCGCCGGGGACGGTGACCTCGGTCGAGCTGGAGGGCCGCGGCGGTACGGCGGTGCACTGGGAGGTCGACGTACGGGGCAAGGACGGCACCCGGCACGAGCTGGACGTGGACGCGAAGTCGGCCGCCGTCACGGCGGACCGGCCGGACGACGGTCACGGGCACGACGACCGCGCGGACGACCGGGGCGACGACGACTGACTCCGTGCCGCGGGTGTCCGGCGTTCCGCCGTTCCCCGGTTCCGGTGCGGCCCGCACGCCGCACCGGAACCGGGGAACAGGACGGTCAGGCCTCCCCGGTGAGCCCCGCCACCAGTTCGTCGGCCGCCGCGTACGGATCGAGGCGGCCCGCCACGATGCGTTCGGCCAGGGCGTCCAGGCGGCGGTCGCCGTGCAGGTCACCGATCCGTTCGCGGAGCCGGGTGACGGCGATCGTCTCGACCTCGCGGGCGGCGCGGGACGCGCGCCGCTCGGCCAGGACGCCGTGCTCCTCCATCCACGCCCGGTGCTTCTCCAGCGCCTCGACGACCTCGTCGATGCCCTCGCCCCGGGCGGCGACCGTCTTGACGATCGGCGGCCGCCAGTCGCCGGGTCCACGGGACTCCCCGAGGCCCAGCATGTGGTTGAGCTCGCGGGCGGTGGCGTCCGCGCCGTCCCGGTCGGCCTTGTTCACGACGTACACATCGCCGATCTCCAGGATTCCGGCCTTCGCCGCCTGGATGCCGTCGCCCATGCCCGGGGCGAGGAGGACGACGGAGGTGTCGGCCTGGGAGGCGATCTCCACCTCCGACTGGCCGACGCCCACCGTCTCCACCAGGATCACGTCGCAGCCCGCCGCGTCCAGCACCCGGATGGCCTGCGGGGCCGACCAGGCGAGACCGCCCAGATGACCGCGCGTGGCCATGGAGCGGATGTAGACGCCCGGGTCGGAGGCGTGGTCCGACATCCGGACCCGGTCCCCGAGGAGCGCGCCGCCGGAGAACGGCGACGACGGGTCGACGGCGAGCACGGCGACGCGCTTGCCCTGCCGCCGGTACGCCGTGACCAGTGCCGACGTCGATGTCGACTTGCCGACACCGGGCGAGCCGGTCAGGCCGACGACATAGGCGTTGCCCGCCAGTGGCGCGAGGGCCGCCATCACCTCGCGCAGCTGCGGCGACGCCCCCTCCACCAGGGAGATCAGCCGGGCCACGGCCCGCGGCCTGCCCTCACGGGCCTGCTCCACCAGGGTGGGGACGTCCACCATCACCGCTCCGCCTCCTCGCTCACGCGCTGCGTGGTTCTGTACTACTTGCCCGGAACGCGGATGATCAGCGCATCGCCCTGACCGCCGCCGCCGCACAGCGCCGCCGCCCCGGTGCCGCCGCCGCGCCGCTTGAGCTCCAGCGCCAGGTGCAGCACCACACGGGCGCCGGACATCCCGATCGGGTGGCCCAGCGCGATGGCGCCGCCGTTGACGTTGACCTTCTCCGAGGTGACGCCGAGGTCCTTCATGGACTGCAGGGCGACGGCCGCGAACGCCTCGTTGATCTCGATGAGGTCGAGGTCCTCGACCCCGATGCCCTCCTTCTTGAGGGCGTGGCGGATGGCGTTGGACGGCTGCGACTGGAGGGAGTTGTCCGGGCCCGCCACATTGCCGTGCGCGCCGATCTCGGCGATCCAGTCCAGGCCCAGCGCCTCGGCCTTGGCCTTGCTCATGACGACGACCGCGGCGGCGCCGTCGGAGATCTGCGAGGCGGTGCCGGCGGTGATCGTGCCGTCCTTGGCGAAGGCCGGGCGCAGCTTGCCGAGCGACTCCGCGGTCGTGTCGGCGCGGATGCCCTCGTCCTTGGAGAAGAGGACCGGGTCGCCCTTGCGCTGCGGGATCTCGACCGGGGTGATCTCGGCCTCGAAGATGCCGTTCTTCTGGGCGGCCGCGGCGCGCTGGTGGGACAGGGCGCCGATCTCGTCCTGGTCCGCACGTGCCAGGCCGAGGCGGGTGTTGTGCTTCTCGGTGGACTCGCCCATCGGGATGTTCTCGTAGGCATCGGTCAGACCGTCGTACGCCATCGAGTCGAGCATCTCGATGGCGCCGTACTTGTGGCCCTCGCGGGACTTCGGGAGCAGGTGCGGGGCGTTCGTCATGGACTCCTGGCCGCCGGCCACGACGATGTCGAACTCACCCGCGCGGATCAACTGGTCGGCCAGGGCGATGGCGTCGAGCCCGGAGAGACACACCTTGTTGACGGTGAGTGCCGGGACGCTCAGCGGGATGCCGGCCTTGACCGCGGCCTGCCGTGCCGGGATCTGCCCTGCCCCGGCCTGGAGCACCTGGCCCATGATCACGTACTCGACCTGGTCGCCGCCGATGCCGGCCCGGTCCAGCGCCGCCTTGATGGCGAAGCCTCCGAGGTCGGCTCCGGAGAAGCTCTTCAGGGAGCCGAGGAGGCGGCCCATGGGCGTACGGGCGCCCGCGACGATCACCGAAGTGGTACCGGTCGTTCCTGACATGAGGCACAGCCCCTTGGAATAGGAGTGAACGAGGGTTTACCTGAATGTACTGAGCAGTACCGCGCCCGTCATCCGGCAGCGGGTGTGACGGCGCGCACGTTGCGTAACCATCCGCCGGGCGCTGCACTGTTCCCATGCTGACGCGAATCGACCACATCGGGATCGCCTGTTTCGACCTCGACAAGACCGTCGAGTTCTACCGCTCGACCTACGGGTTCGAGGTGTTCCACTCCGAGATCAACGAGGAGCAGGGCGTACGGGAGGCCATGCTCAAGATCAACGAGACGTCCGACGGCGGCGCCTCGTACCTCCAGCTGCTGGAGCCGACCCGTGAGGACTCGGCCGTGGGCAAATGGCTGGCCAAGAATGGCGAGGGCGTGCACCACATCGCCTTCGGTACGGCGGACGTCGACGCCGACGCCGCGGACATCCGCGAAAAGGGCGTCAGGGTGTTGTACGACGAGCCCAGGACGGGTTCCATGGGGTCGCGGATCACCTTCCTTCACCCCAAGGACTGCCACGGTGTGCTCACCGAACTGGTCACGTCCCGGACGGAGCACTGACCCGAGGCAGACCCGGCCCGGTAGAGTGGGCTGTTCCGGGCCGGAGCCGGGTCGGGGCCGCGACGCGTCCTCAGCCGTTGATCTGTCACCATTCCCCGGGGGGACCGTTCGCCGGCGAACGGACCTCGTTCGGAGTTCACGATCAGGGTTGGGGTCTCCCCTGCTCAGTGGGGCATCCCCGGCTCGAACGAAGTCGAGAGCCTGGGGAAGAAGTTGAGAGCTCGGGGAAGGATGGGACCGCGCAGTGCGGGGCTACGAACGCCAGGAGAGCCACCGAGCTGAAGACGACCATCTCTCGCGGTTCGAAGCCGAGATGGACCGGCTGAAGACCGACCGGGAGAAGGCCGTCCAGCACGCCGAGGACCTCGGTTACCAGGTCGAGGTCTTGCGCGCCAAGCTGCACGAGGCCCGGCGCAGTCTGGCGACCCGTCCCGCCTACGACAGCGCGGACATCGGCTACCAGGCGGAGCAGCTGCTCCGCAATGCCCAGGTCCAGGCCGACCAGCTGCGCAACGACGCCGAGCGCGAGCTGCGCGACGCCCGTGCGCAGACGCAGCGGATCCTTCAGGAGCACGCCGAGCACCAGGCGCGGCTGCAGGCCGAGCTGCACAACGAGGCGGTGCAGCGGCGCCAGCGGCTCGACCAGGAGCTGGCCGAGCGACGCCAGACCGTCGAGTCCCATGTCAACGAGAACGTGGCGTGGGCCGAGCAGCTGCGGGCCAGGACCGAGTCCCAGGCCCGCCGGCTGCTGGAGGAGTCCCGCACCGAGGCCGAGCAGGCGCTGGGCGCCGCCCGTGCCGAGGCCGCCCGGCTGGCCGACGAGACGCGCCAGCGCCTGGGGTCCGAGGCCGAGTCGGCCCGTTCCGAGGCCGAGTCGATCCTGCTGCGTGCCCGCAAGGACGCCGAGCGGCTGCTGAACGCCGCGTCCAGCCAGGCGCAGGAGGCCACCACCCACGCCGAGCAGCTGCGGACGTCGACGACGGCCGAGACCGAGCAGACCCGGCAGCAGACCGCCGAGCTGAACCGGACCGCCGAGCAGCGCATGCAGGAGGCCGAGACGCAGCTGCGCGAGGCCCGCTTGGAGGCGGAGAAGGTCCTCTCGGAGGCCAAGGAGGCCGCGGTCAAGCGGCTGGCCGGCGCCGAGTCGCAGAACGAGCAGCGCACCCGTACGGCCAAGTCGGAGATCGCCCGGCTGGTCGGCGAGGCCACCAAGGACGCCGAGTCGCTGAAGGCGGAGGCCGAGCAGGCGCTCGCCGACGCCCGCGCCGAGGCCGACCGGCTCCGTTCCGAGGCGGCCGACACCGCGCGCACCGCCGCGGCCGAGGACGCCGCGGCCCAGCTCGCCAAGGCGGCCCGGGCCGCCGAGGAGGTGCTGACCAAGGCGTCCGACGACGCGAAGTCGACCACCCGGGCCGCGGGCGAGGAGGCCGACCGGATCCGCCGCGAGGCGGAGGCCGAGGCGGACCGGCTGCGCGGCGAGGCCGCCGAGCAGGCCGACCAGCTCAAGGGCGCGGCCAAGGACGACACCAAGGAGTACCGGGCCAAGACGGTCGAGCTGCAGGAGGAGGCGCGCAGGCTGCGCGGCGAGGCCGAGCAGCTGCGTTCCGAGGCGGTCGCCGAGGGCGAGCGGATCCGCGGCGAGGCCCGCCGGGAGGCCCTCCAGCAGATCGAGGAGGGCGCGAAGACCGCCGAGGAGCTGCTGGCCAAGGCCAAGGCGGACGCGGAGGAGCTGCGCGGCGCCGCGGGCACCGACAGCGAGCGGGTCCGCAGCGAGGCGGCCGAGCGCGCCGCGGCGCTGAAGAAGCAGGCGGAGGAGGCCCTGGAGCGGGCCCGCGCCGAGGCCGAGCAGCTGCGCACCGAGGCCGAGGAGCTGGCGGGGTCGACGACGTCCGCCGCCGAGCAGGCCGCGACGGAGCTGCGCGAGGAGACCGAGCGCGCGGTCGCGGCCCGGCGGACGGAGGCGGCCGACGAGCTGACCCGGCTGCACACCGAGGCCGAGACCCGGGTGGCCACCGCCGAGCAGACGCTGGGCGAGGCCCGCTCCGACGCGGAGCGCGTCCGGCGCGAGACGAACGAGGAGTCCGAGCGGCTGCGCGCCGAGGCCGCCGAGCGGCTGCGGACGCTCCAGGAGCAGTCCGAGGCCGAGGCCCAGCGGCTGCGCGACGAGGCCGCGGCCGATGCCTCGCGGTCCCGTGCGGAGGGCGAGTCCGTCGCCGTGCGGCTGCGCGGTGAGGCGGCGGCCGAGGCCGAGCGGCTGAAGTCCGAGGCGCAGGAGAGTGCCGACCGGGTGCGGTCGGAGGCGGCCGCCGCCGCCGAACGCGTGGGCGCGGAGGCCGCCGAGGCGCTGGCCGCCGCCCAGGAGGAGGCGAACCGGCGCCGCCGCGAGGCGGAGGAGACCCTCGACGCGGCGCGTACCGAGGCGAACCAGGAGCGCGAGCGGGCCCGCGAGCAGAGCGAGGAGCTCCTCGCCTCCGCCCGCAAGCGGGTCGAGGAGGCGCAGGCCGAGGCCCAGCGCCTGGTCGAGGAGGCGGACGCCCGGGCGACCGAGATGGTCGCTGCGGCCGAGCAGACCGCCCAGCAGGTGCGGGATTCGGTCAGCGGACTGCAGGAGCAGGCCGAGGCGGAGATCGCCGGGATGCGCTCCACCGCCGAGCATGTCGCGGAGCGGACGAGGTCCGAGGCTCAGGAGGAGGCGGACCGGGTCCGCGCCGACGCCTATGCGGAGCGGGAGCGGGCCGGCGAGGACGCCGCCCGGGTCCGCCGGGAGGCGAAGGAGGAGACCGAGGCCGCGAAGGCGATGGCCGAGCGGACCGTCTCCGACGCGATCACGGAGTCGGAGCGGCTGCGCGCCGACACCGCGGAGTACAGCCAGCGGATGCGTACCGAGGCGTCCGACGCCCTGGCGTCGGCCGAGCAGGACGCGTCGCGCAGCCGGGCGGAGGCCCGGGAGGACGCCAACCGGATGCGTGTCGACGCGGCGTCCCAGGCGGACCGGCTGGTGTCCGAGGCGACCGGCGAGGCCGAGCGCATCGGTACGGAGGCGGCGCAGCAGGCGGCCCGGCTCGGTGACGAGGCGGCGGGCGAGGCGGAGCGGCTGCGGGCCGAGGCGGCGGCGACCGTCGGTTCCGCGCAGGAGCACGCGGCGCGTACCCGCGAGGAGTCGGAGCGGCTGCGCGCCGACGCCGAGGCGGCGGCCGAGCAGATGCGGGCCGAGGCGCGCGAGGAGTCGGACCGGCTGGTGGACGAGGCGCGCGAGTCGGCGTCGAAGCGCCGGGCCGATGCGGCCGAGCAGGCGGACCAGCTGATCAACAAGGCCCAGGAGGAGGCGCTGCGCGCCGCCACCGAGGCCGAGGAGCAGGCCGACACCATGGTCGGGGCGGCCCGCAAGGAGGCCGTGCGGATCACCTCCGAGGCGACGGTCGAGGGCAACTCCCTGGTGGAGCGGGCCCGGACGGACGCGGACGAGCTGCTGGTCGGCGCGCGCCGGGACGCCACCCAGATCCGGGAGCGGGCCGAGGAGCTCAGGACCCGGGCGGAGGCCGAGGTCCAGGAGCTGCACGACCGGGCCCGGCGCGAGACCGCCGAGCAGGTCAAGACGGTCGGCGAGCGCGT harbors:
- a CDS encoding response regulator transcription factor yields the protein MRLLIVEDEKRLAVSLARGLTAEGFAVDVVHDGLEGLHRASEGAYDLVVLDIMLPGMNGYRVCAALRAAGHEVPILMLTAKDGEYDEAEGLDTGADDYLTKPFSYVVLVARIRALLRRRGGSGSPVVTVGSLRMDTAARRVHLGDDEIALTAKEFAVLEQLALRAGQVVSKADILEHVWDFAYDGDPNIVEVYVSALRRKLGAAAIRTVRGAGYRLEAL
- a CDS encoding type II toxin-antitoxin system HicB family antitoxin, translated to MDEDKRITLRLPADLHAWLAAQAKSARRSLNSEIVHRLEVERDAVVADTESP
- a CDS encoding MarR family transcriptional regulator → METETATRWLSDAEQCAWRTHLDVGRLLTHQLEKDLQPFGLTMNDYEILVNLSESDDQRMRMSDLAGATLQSKSRLSHQITRMESAGLVRRENCESDRRGLYAVLTETGAETMRKVAPHHVASVRKHFMDLLTPEALEQLHAALTPVADHLRGRRGKL
- a CDS encoding PepSY domain-containing protein codes for the protein MKRKIAIAAVTAAVLVGGGAATAVAFADDDGHDTARSSTASSATARVTAGEAAAAAVRSVPGTVTEAELDDEDGGLVWELDVYGSDKGWHDVTVDAGNGKVLGKHLSNDDDRGRNAPRTAPVTLDAAVSAALEASPGTVTSVELEGRGGTAVHWEVDVRGKDGTRHELDVDAKSAAVTADRPDDGHGHDDRADDRGDDD
- a CDS encoding transposase; translated protein: MTTRQEVGEGSGHARYTYRLRVSSTALVGLDAEWARCRWIWNECVAMSRKVHGLNKDVTEKTACGPAQLDKMLTEARATMGWLRAGSSVPQQQTIRDFGRSRAKALKDIKTGLPMRQRAGMPRIKRKRDALPSMNYTRRGFRLKDGRLHLAGGIALTVVWSRDLPADPTSVRVYRDSLGHWYASFVVETAAEPLPETGRAIGIDWGVKETATTTSDAHDLPHPQHGKSAAVKLARHQKQMARRKPGRGKTASKGYRTASHAAAKVHKKVARQRQDTGRKWAKTVVRDFDQLAVEDFKPKFLAKSTMARKAADAAIGATRTALIELARKHGRLVHLVHPAHTTMDCAQCGARTKHALPLSERTYACTACGAVSPRDKNSAHVMLVRAGLNPAGADGGSPPGALLLEAA
- a CDS encoding acetyl-CoA C-acetyltransferase gives rise to the protein MSGTTGTTSVIVAGARTPMGRLLGSLKSFSGADLGGFAIKAALDRAGIGGDQVEYVIMGQVLQAGAGQIPARQAAVKAGIPLSVPALTVNKVCLSGLDAIALADQLIRAGEFDIVVAGGQESMTNAPHLLPKSREGHKYGAIEMLDSMAYDGLTDAYENIPMGESTEKHNTRLGLARADQDEIGALSHQRAAAAQKNGIFEAEITPVEIPQRKGDPVLFSKDEGIRADTTAESLGKLRPAFAKDGTITAGTASQISDGAAAVVVMSKAKAEALGLDWIAEIGAHGNVAGPDNSLQSQPSNAIRHALKKEGIGVEDLDLIEINEAFAAVALQSMKDLGVTSEKVNVNGGAIALGHPIGMSGARVVLHLALELKRRGGGTGAAALCGGGGQGDALIIRVPGK
- the mce gene encoding methylmalonyl-CoA epimerase, which gives rise to MLTRIDHIGIACFDLDKTVEFYRSTYGFEVFHSEINEEQGVREAMLKINETSDGGASYLQLLEPTREDSAVGKWLAKNGEGVHHIAFGTADVDADAADIREKGVRVLYDEPRTGSMGSRITFLHPKDCHGVLTELVTSRTEH
- a CDS encoding HAMP domain-containing histidine kinase; amino-acid sequence: MRSVRARAALGATVVVALALAVAGLAVLLVLRTNLTDQAGLQAEVAAREVAGQLALGTPYDELKTGDEDDHPVQVTDEDGRVVAVSKDLDAISGTGTDRVTPVPQPSPAPSVPGDTDRHGGGDRDDDEDDDGAAGAGTGRQEVSTDDPDFSSGTATVDGERADYRFASVEVTDSAGQTLTVHAGAPLAAEQRAVGSVRGAMLTGLPVVLLVVAGVTWLVTRRALRPVEGIRREMAAITASEDLSRRVPEPGSRDEIARLARTTNETLTALETSVERQRRFVADASHELRSPIASLRTQLEVGAAHPELLDVPGAVADTVRLQALAADLLLLARLDAGERPAAARLDLGALVHEEVSQRTGDRIPVAVSVPEGGGFEVTGSRGQLARVIGNLLDNAERHARDSVAVAVRREGGGVAVRVADDGDGVPEAERERIFERFVRLDDARTRDEGGAGLGLALARDVAERHGGRLAVVDAGERGARFELWLPDAR
- the meaB gene encoding methylmalonyl Co-A mutase-associated GTPase MeaB → MVDVPTLVEQAREGRPRAVARLISLVEGASPQLREVMAALAPLAGNAYVVGLTGSPGVGKSTSTSALVTAYRRQGKRVAVLAVDPSSPFSGGALLGDRVRMSDHASDPGVYIRSMATRGHLGGLAWSAPQAIRVLDAAGCDVILVETVGVGQSEVEIASQADTSVVLLAPGMGDGIQAAKAGILEIGDVYVVNKADRDGADATARELNHMLGLGESRGPGDWRPPIVKTVAARGEGIDEVVEALEKHRAWMEEHGVLAERRASRAAREVETIAVTRLRERIGDLHGDRRLDALAERIVAGRLDPYAAADELVAGLTGEA